One genomic segment of Pseudomonas fortuita includes these proteins:
- the putA gene encoding trifunctional transcriptional regulator/proline dehydrogenase/L-glutamate gamma-semialdehyde dehydrogenase, producing MATTTLGVKLDDPTRERLKAAAQSIDRTPHWLIKQAIFNYLEKLEGGATLTELNGHVGNLVDDAGEIPADHSHQCFLEFAESILPQSVLRAAITAAYRRPEQEVVPMLLEQARLSAPLAEATNKLAAGIAEKLRNQKSAGGRAGIVQGLLQEFSLSSQEGVALMCLAEALLRIPDKGTRDALIRDKISTGNWQPHLGNSPSLFVNAATWGLLLTGKLVSTHNESGLTSSLTRIIGKSGEPMIRKGVDMAMRLMGEQFVTGETIAEALANASRFEAKGFRYSYDMLGEAALTEHDAQKYLASYEQAIHSIGKASHGRGIYEGPGISIKLSALHPRYSRAQYERVMEELYPRLLSLTLLAKQYDIGLNIDAEEADRLELSLDLLERLCFEPSLAGWNGIGFVIQAYQKRCPYVIDYVIDLAKRSRHRLMIRLVKGAYWDSEIKRAQVEGLEGYPVYTRKVYTDVSYVACARKLLAVPEAIYPQFATHNAHTLSAIYHIAGQNYYPGQYEFQCLHGMGEPLYEQVVGKIADGKLNRPCRVYAPVGTHETLLAYLVRRLLENGANTSFVNRIADHSISIQELVADPVASIERMGTQEGNIGLPHPRIPLPRDLYGTERANSAGIDMANEHRLASLSCAMLATAHNDWKAAPMLACAASESAAAPVLNPADHRDVVGHVQEATVADVDNAIQCALNAAPIWQATPPAERAAILERTADLMEAEIQPLMGLLIREAGKTFANAIAEVREAVDFLRYYAVQARNDFSNDAHRPLGPVVCISPWNFPLAIFTGQVAAALAAGNPVLAKPAEQTPLIAAQAVRLLLEAGIPEGVLQLLPGRGETVGAGLVGDERVKGVMFTGSTEVARLLQRNVAGRLDNQGRPIPLIAETGGQNAMIVDSSALTEQVVIDVVSSAFDSAGQRCSALRVLCLQEDSADRVIEMLKGAMAESRLGCPDRLAVDIGPVIDAEAKAGIEKHIQGMREKGRAVYQVAIADATEVKRGTFVMPTLIELESFDELKREIFGPVLHVVRYNRRNLDQLIEQINNSGYGLTLGVHTRIDETIAKVVETANAGNMYVNRNIVGAVVGVQPFGGEGLSGTGPKAGGPLYLYRLLSTRPADAIGRHFQQQDGEGKPDRTLHEQLVKPLHGLKAWAQSNQLADLAALCDQFASQSQSGIARLLPGPTGERNSYTILPREHVLCLADNEADLLAQLAAVLAVGSSAVWADSEPGKALRARLPRELQAKVKLVADWNKDEVAFDAVIHHGDSDQLRSVCQQVAKRAGAIVGVHGLSSGDHQIALERLVIERAVSVNTAAAGGNASLMTIG from the coding sequence ATGGCGACTACCACCCTTGGGGTCAAACTCGACGACCCGACCCGTGAGCGACTCAAAGCAGCTGCGCAGTCCATTGACCGCACGCCGCACTGGTTGATCAAGCAAGCGATCTTCAATTATCTGGAGAAGCTTGAGGGTGGTGCCACCCTGACCGAACTTAACGGCCATGTCGGCAACCTTGTCGACGATGCCGGTGAGATCCCGGCCGACCACAGCCACCAGTGCTTCCTCGAATTTGCCGAGAGCATCCTGCCGCAGTCGGTACTTCGCGCGGCAATCACCGCCGCCTACCGCCGCCCCGAGCAAGAGGTGGTGCCGATGCTGCTGGAACAGGCGCGCCTGAGCGCACCACTGGCCGAAGCCACCAACAAGCTGGCCGCCGGCATTGCCGAAAAACTGCGTAATCAGAAGAGTGCTGGCGGTCGCGCCGGCATCGTCCAGGGCCTGCTGCAGGAGTTCTCGCTGTCGTCCCAGGAGGGCGTGGCGCTGATGTGCCTGGCCGAAGCCCTGCTGCGCATCCCCGACAAGGGCACCCGCGATGCGCTGATCCGCGACAAGATAAGCACCGGCAACTGGCAGCCGCACCTGGGCAACAGCCCGTCGCTGTTCGTCAACGCCGCCACCTGGGGCCTGCTGCTGACCGGCAAGCTGGTCAGCACCCACAACGAATCCGGTCTCACCTCCTCGCTCACCCGCATCATCGGCAAGAGCGGCGAGCCGATGATCCGCAAGGGCGTCGACATGGCCATGCGCCTGATGGGCGAGCAGTTCGTCACCGGTGAGACCATTGCCGAAGCCCTGGCCAACGCCAGCCGCTTCGAGGCCAAGGGTTTCCGCTATTCCTACGACATGCTCGGCGAAGCCGCACTGACCGAGCACGACGCGCAAAAGTACCTGGCCTCCTACGAGCAAGCCATCCACTCGATCGGCAAGGCCTCCCATGGCCGCGGCATCTATGAAGGCCCGGGCATCTCCATCAAGCTGTCGGCACTGCACCCGCGCTACAGCCGCGCCCAGTACGAGCGCGTGATGGAAGAGCTGTACCCGCGCCTGCTGTCGCTGACCCTGCTGGCCAAGCAGTACGACATCGGCCTGAACATCGACGCCGAAGAAGCCGACCGCCTGGAGCTGTCGCTCGACCTGCTCGAGCGCCTGTGCTTCGAGCCGTCGTTGGCGGGCTGGAACGGTATCGGTTTCGTTATCCAGGCCTACCAGAAGCGCTGCCCGTACGTGATCGACTACGTCATCGACCTGGCCAAGCGCAGCCGCCACCGCCTGATGATCCGCCTGGTAAAAGGCGCCTACTGGGACAGCGAGATCAAGCGCGCCCAGGTCGAAGGCCTGGAAGGCTACCCGGTCTATACCCGCAAGGTGTACACCGACGTTTCCTACGTCGCCTGCGCCCGCAAGCTACTGGCCGTACCAGAAGCCATCTACCCGCAGTTCGCCACCCACAACGCCCACACCCTGTCGGCCATTTACCACATTGCCGGGCAGAACTACTACCCGGGCCAATACGAGTTCCAATGCCTGCACGGCATGGGCGAGCCGCTGTACGAGCAAGTGGTCGGCAAGATTGCCGATGGCAAGCTGAATCGCCCGTGCCGGGTCTATGCGCCGGTTGGTACCCACGAGACGCTGCTGGCCTACCTGGTACGCCGCCTGCTGGAAAACGGCGCCAACACCTCGTTCGTCAACCGCATCGCCGACCACTCGATCTCCATTCAGGAACTGGTCGCCGACCCGGTCGCCAGCATCGAGCGCATGGGCACCCAGGAAGGCAACATCGGCCTGCCACACCCGCGTATCCCGTTGCCGCGCGACCTGTATGGCACTGAGCGGGCCAACTCGGCCGGCATCGACATGGCCAACGAGCACCGCCTGGCGTCACTGTCCTGCGCCATGCTGGCCACCGCTCACAACGACTGGAAGGCCGCCCCGATGCTGGCCTGCGCCGCCAGTGAAAGCGCTGCCGCGCCGGTACTGAATCCAGCGGATCACCGCGACGTGGTCGGCCATGTACAGGAAGCCACCGTTGCCGACGTGGACAACGCCATCCAGTGCGCTTTGAACGCCGCGCCGATCTGGCAGGCCACCCCACCCGCCGAGCGCGCTGCCATTCTGGAACGCACCGCCGACCTGATGGAGGCCGAAATCCAGCCGCTGATGGGTCTGCTCATTCGCGAAGCCGGCAAGACCTTCGCCAACGCCATCGCTGAAGTGCGTGAAGCCGTGGACTTCCTGCGCTACTACGCCGTGCAGGCACGCAACGATTTCAGCAACGACGCCCACCGCCCCCTGGGCCCAGTGGTGTGCATCAGCCCATGGAACTTCCCGCTGGCGATCTTTACCGGCCAGGTAGCTGCGGCCCTGGCTGCCGGCAACCCGGTGCTGGCGAAGCCCGCCGAGCAAACCCCGCTGATCGCCGCCCAGGCCGTGCGCCTGCTGCTGGAAGCCGGCATCCCCGAGGGCGTGCTGCAACTGCTGCCGGGCCGCGGCGAAACCGTCGGCGCCGGCCTGGTGGGTGACGAGCGCGTTAAAGGCGTAATGTTCACCGGCTCCACCGAGGTTGCCCGCCTGCTGCAGCGCAACGTCGCCGGCCGCCTGGACAACCAGGGCCGCCCGATCCCGCTGATTGCCGAAACCGGCGGCCAGAACGCGATGATCGTCGACTCCTCGGCGCTGACCGAGCAGGTGGTGATCGACGTGGTGTCCTCGGCCTTCGACAGTGCCGGCCAGCGTTGCTCGGCCCTGCGCGTGCTGTGCCTGCAGGAAGACTCCGCCGACCGCGTAATCGAAATGCTCAAGGGCGCCATGGCCGAAAGCCGTCTGGGCTGCCCGGACCGCCTGGCCGTGGACATTGGCCCGGTGATCGACGCCGAAGCCAAGGCCGGCATCGAGAAGCACATCCAGGGCATGCGCGAGAAAGGCCGCGCGGTCTATCAGGTGGCCATTGCCGACGCGACCGAGGTCAAACGTGGCACCTTCGTGATGCCGACCCTGATCGAGCTGGAAAGCTTCGACGAACTGAAGCGTGAAATCTTCGGCCCGGTGCTGCACGTGGTGCGTTACAACCGCCGCAACCTGGACCAACTGATCGAGCAGATCAACAACTCCGGCTACGGCCTGACCCTCGGCGTGCATACCCGCATCGACGAGACCATCGCCAAGGTGGTGGAAACCGCCAACGCCGGCAACATGTACGTCAACCGCAACATTGTGGGTGCAGTGGTGGGCGTGCAGCCGTTCGGTGGTGAAGGCCTGTCTGGCACCGGCCCGAAAGCCGGCGGCCCACTGTACCTGTACCGCCTGTTGTCGACCCGCCCGGCCGATGCCATTGGCCGCCACTTCCAGCAGCAGGACGGCGAAGGCAAGCCAGACCGCACCCTGCACGAACAGCTGGTCAAGCCGCTGCACGGCCTGAAGGCCTGGGCCCAGAGCAACCAACTGGCCGACCTGGCTGCGCTCTGTGACCAGTTCGCCAGCCAGTCGCAGAGCGGCATCGCCCGCCTGCTGCCAGGCCCGACCGGCGAGCGCAACAGCTACACCATCCTGCCGCGTGAGCACGTGCTGTGCCTGGCCGACAACGAGGCTGACCTGCTGGCGCAGTTGGCCGCCGTACTGGCCGTCGGCAGCTCGGCGGTGTGGGCAGACAGCGAGCCTGGCAAAGCCCTGCGTGCCCGCCTGCCGCGTGAGCTGCAGGCCAAGGTGAAGCTGGTGGCTGACTGGAACAAGGATGAAGTGGCGTTCGACGCCGTGATCCACCATGGCGACTCGGACCAGCTGCGCAGCGTCTGCCAGCAGGTGGCCAAGCGTGCCGGTGCCATCGTCGGTGTGCACGGGCTGTCCAGCGGGGATCACCAGATTGCGCTGGAGCGGTTGGTGATTGAGCGGGCGGTGAGTGTGAACACTGCTGCTGCCGGCGGTAATGCCAGCTTGATGACCATTGGCTGA
- a CDS encoding DUF3077 domain-containing protein, protein MTTEDPQFTVGKTTFYQGENGTHPLFRIEPGIPCMDAREQSSELMGYVRELTITGLMDEKPMMIWAAHYLSAMAKALMDDAELGMKQ, encoded by the coding sequence ATGACAACAGAAGACCCCCAGTTCACCGTCGGCAAGACAACTTTCTACCAGGGCGAAAACGGCACGCATCCATTGTTCCGCATCGAGCCCGGTATCCCGTGCATGGATGCCCGCGAGCAGTCGTCGGAATTGATGGGCTATGTGCGCGAACTGACCATTACCGGGCTGATGGATGAGAAGCCAATGATGATATGGGCTGCCCATTACCTGAGTGCCATGGCAAAGGCACTGATGGATGATGCCGAGTTGGGCATGAAGCAGTGA
- a CDS encoding acyl-CoA dehydrogenase, producing the protein MPETLLSPRNLAFELYEVLDAQALTQRPRFAEHSRETFDAALATARIIAEKYFAPHNRKADENEPRYVDGRAELIPEVKPAVDAFLKAGFLNANRDFEVGGMQLPSLVSQACFAHFQAANAGTTAYPFLTMGAANLIESFGTEEQKRLFLQPMIEGRYFGTMALTEPHAGSSLADIRTRAEPAGDGSYRLKGNKIFISGGDHELSENIVHMVLAKLPDAPPGVKGISLFIVPKYNVNPDGSRGPRNDVLLAGLFHKMGWRGTTSTALNFGDNDQCVGYLVGQPHQGLACMFQMMNEARIGVGMGAVMLGYAGYLYSLEYARQRPQGRLPDNKDPLSPAVPIIAHTDVKRMLLAQKAYVEGAFDLGLYAARLFDDTHTADDETSRTQAQALLDLLTPIVKSWPSTFCLKANELAIQILGGHGYTREYPVEQYYRDNRLNPIHEGTEGIQSLDLLGRKLAQNNGAGLKQLIRLMAATGERASHNPNLDPLRQPLEQLVNRLQSVTLVLLGDLAKGKVADTLANSALYLKAFGHCVIGWRWLEQAIHAELGMLKGNTADRDFYLGKLQAARYFLTWEVPGCHNELALLEARDNTCLTMQDEWF; encoded by the coding sequence ATGCCCGAGACCCTGCTCAGCCCCCGCAACCTGGCCTTTGAGCTCTACGAAGTGCTCGACGCCCAAGCCCTCACCCAGCGCCCGCGCTTTGCCGAGCACAGCCGCGAAACCTTCGACGCGGCACTGGCTACCGCCCGCATCATCGCCGAAAAGTACTTCGCCCCGCACAACCGCAAGGCCGACGAAAACGAGCCGCGCTACGTGGACGGCCGCGCGGAACTGATCCCCGAGGTCAAGCCTGCCGTCGATGCCTTCCTCAAGGCCGGCTTCCTCAACGCCAATCGCGACTTCGAGGTCGGCGGCATGCAACTGCCCAGCCTGGTCTCGCAGGCCTGCTTCGCTCACTTCCAGGCTGCCAACGCCGGCACCACGGCCTACCCGTTCCTGACCATGGGCGCAGCCAACCTGATCGAAAGTTTCGGCACAGAGGAACAGAAGCGTCTGTTCCTGCAGCCAATGATCGAGGGCCGCTACTTCGGCACCATGGCGCTGACCGAGCCCCACGCTGGCTCGTCTCTGGCCGACATCCGCACCCGTGCCGAACCTGCGGGCGACGGCAGCTACCGGCTCAAGGGCAACAAGATCTTCATCTCCGGTGGCGACCACGAACTGTCGGAAAACATCGTGCACATGGTGCTGGCAAAGCTGCCGGACGCACCGCCCGGGGTGAAAGGCATCTCGCTGTTCATCGTGCCCAAGTACAACGTCAACCCCGACGGCAGCCGTGGCCCGCGCAACGACGTGCTGCTGGCCGGGCTGTTCCACAAGATGGGCTGGCGCGGTACCACCTCCACCGCGCTGAACTTCGGCGACAACGACCAGTGCGTCGGCTACCTGGTCGGCCAGCCGCACCAAGGCCTGGCCTGCATGTTCCAGATGATGAACGAGGCGCGTATCGGCGTTGGCATGGGCGCGGTGATGCTCGGATACGCCGGCTACCTGTATTCGCTGGAATATGCCCGCCAACGGCCGCAAGGCCGGCTGCCGGACAACAAAGACCCGCTCAGCCCGGCGGTGCCGATCATCGCGCACACCGATGTGAAACGTATGCTGCTGGCACAGAAGGCGTACGTGGAAGGCGCCTTCGACCTGGGCCTTTACGCCGCGCGCCTGTTCGACGATACCCACACCGCCGATGACGAAACGTCCCGCACACAAGCGCAGGCGCTGCTCGACCTGCTGACCCCGATCGTCAAGTCGTGGCCCTCGACGTTCTGCCTCAAGGCCAACGAACTGGCCATCCAGATTCTCGGCGGCCACGGCTACACCCGCGAATACCCAGTGGAGCAGTACTACCGCGATAACCGCCTGAACCCGATTCACGAGGGTACCGAGGGCATCCAGTCTCTCGACTTGCTTGGGCGCAAACTGGCCCAGAACAATGGTGCCGGGCTCAAGCAACTCATTCGGCTTATGGCAGCAACTGGCGAGCGCGCCAGCCACAACCCAAACCTTGACCCCCTGCGCCAGCCGCTGGAGCAATTGGTCAACCGCCTGCAAAGCGTAACCTTGGTACTGCTCGGCGATCTGGCCAAAGGCAAAGTCGCTGACACCTTGGCCAATTCGGCCCTGTACCTCAAAGCCTTCGGTCACTGCGTGATCGGCTGGCGCTGGCTGGAGCAGGCGATTCACGCAGAGCTCGGCATGCTCAAAGGCAACACCGCCGACCGCGACTTCTACCTCGGCAAGCTGCAGGCCGCGCGTTATTTCCTGACCTGGGAAGTACCGGGCTGCCATAATGAGCTGGCATTGCTAGAGGCGCGCGACAACACTTGCCTCACCATGCAGGACGAGTGGTTCTAA
- a CDS encoding TldD/PmbA family protein, with amino-acid sequence MFDSSALLRQRFAALRSTAELFSLRHVKQSHQALSVRRNVAEPPLFSQDEGAMLTARVNGVEAYAATADLSQAGLQRALEQAEALARQIARHSLLDLRNQPVTSARHDHISPNFDQPVPSLADCLGLLAAESASVPKDSRLVDWQASLGLSLVEQTYLNSAGAELRHAQRFLFPGLGVTASDGQDSQSRSLGRDNFGQQGGFEIIERCGLVGAARRVADEALQLLLAPNTPSGPRDLLLMPDQMMLQIHESIGHPLEMDRILGDERNYAGTSFVKASDFGHLQYGSRLLNVTFDPTIGEELASYSFDDDGTPASKQFLIRDGLLLRPLGGALSQFRSGLDGVANSRACGWNRAPIDRMANLNIEPGDQSLHQLIQGIEHGILMRTNRSWSIDDARNKFQFGCEWGQLIENGELKGIVKNPNYRGISAQFWRNLSAVGDRSTFQVLGTPNCGKGEPNQVVRVGHASPACVFRQIDVFGGDA; translated from the coding sequence ATGTTCGATTCCAGCGCCCTGCTGCGCCAGCGCTTTGCCGCGCTGCGCAGTACGGCCGAGTTGTTTTCCCTGCGCCATGTGAAACAGTCGCACCAGGCGCTGTCGGTTCGCCGCAATGTTGCCGAACCGCCGCTCTTCAGCCAGGACGAAGGCGCCATGCTCACCGCGCGGGTCAATGGCGTGGAGGCCTATGCGGCCACCGCCGACCTCTCCCAGGCTGGCCTGCAACGCGCATTGGAACAAGCCGAGGCGCTGGCCCGGCAGATTGCCCGACACAGCCTGCTGGACTTGCGCAACCAGCCGGTGACCAGCGCACGCCACGACCATATCTCGCCCAACTTCGACCAGCCCGTCCCCTCCCTCGCCGACTGCCTTGGCCTGCTCGCCGCCGAATCGGCCAGCGTGCCCAAAGACAGCCGTCTGGTGGACTGGCAGGCCAGTCTGGGCCTGAGCCTGGTGGAGCAAACCTACCTGAACTCCGCGGGCGCCGAACTGCGCCACGCACAGCGTTTCCTGTTCCCGGGGCTGGGCGTAACCGCCAGCGATGGCCAGGACAGCCAGAGCCGCAGCCTGGGCCGCGACAACTTCGGCCAGCAGGGCGGTTTCGAAATCATCGAGCGCTGCGGGCTGGTCGGCGCCGCCCGGCGGGTGGCCGACGAGGCACTGCAACTGCTGCTGGCCCCCAACACCCCCAGCGGCCCGCGCGACCTGCTGCTGATGCCCGACCAGATGATGCTGCAGATCCACGAGTCCATCGGCCACCCGCTGGAAATGGACCGCATCCTTGGCGACGAGCGCAACTACGCGGGCACCAGCTTCGTCAAAGCCAGCGACTTCGGCCACCTGCAGTACGGCTCCCGTCTGTTGAACGTGACCTTCGACCCGACCATCGGCGAAGAACTGGCCAGCTACAGCTTTGATGATGACGGCACCCCGGCCAGCAAGCAGTTCCTGATCCGCGACGGCTTGCTGCTGCGCCCACTGGGCGGCGCGCTGTCGCAGTTCCGCTCAGGCCTGGACGGCGTGGCCAACAGCCGCGCCTGTGGCTGGAACCGTGCGCCGATCGACCGTATGGCCAACCTCAACATCGAGCCGGGTGACCAGAGCCTGCACCAGCTGATCCAGGGCATCGAGCACGGCATCCTGATGCGTACCAACCGCTCCTGGTCCATCGACGATGCGCGCAACAAGTTCCAGTTTGGCTGTGAATGGGGCCAGTTGATTGAAAACGGCGAGCTCAAAGGCATCGTCAAAAACCCCAACTACCGTGGCATCTCCGCGCAGTTCTGGCGCAACCTGTCGGCGGTCGGCGACCGCAGTACCTTCCAGGTGCTGGGCACGCCCAACTGCGGCAAGGGCGAACCCAACCAGGTGGTGCGGGTCGGCCACGCATCGCCGGCCTGTGTGTTCCGCCAGATCGATGTATTCGGAGGAGACGCCTGA
- a CDS encoding TldD/PmbA family protein, whose translation MKHAFETLVADVRAALQAGEQFTLGYSAEQSQFVRFNHAKVRQAGEVSQASAQLRLVRDGRQAEQQVTLSGDVQLDRQRLSDALEQLRQTLPLLALDPYLRLDQSAWHSHSQQEHPLPALDEVLALLDREAGDLDLVGIYAAGPICRGFASSFGAFGWHQANSFNFDWSLFHENGQAVKANCAGQLWSADDFIARLRQAREQLGFLGRTAVTLKPGSYRAYLAPAAMDEIAGMLCWGGFSAQALATGNSALQRLYSGDARLSPLVSFTEQVSGSLSPAFSDEGAPRLDVPLIQQGAALQRLVSARSAAEFELQANGADSYESPCALSLAPGNLASEQILERLGTGLYISNLWYLNYSDLPAARMTGLTRFATFWVENGQIQGPVSTMRFDDSLYSLLGSQLEDLTREREMILSTSTYGQRSTGSSHLPGALVKGLTLTL comes from the coding sequence ATGAAGCACGCTTTCGAAACCCTGGTTGCGGATGTGCGCGCCGCCCTGCAAGCAGGCGAGCAGTTCACCCTCGGCTACAGCGCAGAGCAGTCGCAATTCGTGCGCTTCAATCACGCCAAGGTTCGCCAGGCCGGTGAAGTGAGCCAGGCCAGCGCGCAGCTGCGGCTGGTGCGCGATGGGCGCCAGGCGGAACAGCAGGTGACCTTGAGTGGCGACGTGCAACTGGATCGCCAGCGCCTGAGCGATGCGCTTGAGCAGCTGCGCCAGACCTTGCCGCTGCTGGCCCTCGACCCTTACCTGCGCCTGGACCAAAGCGCCTGGCACAGCCACAGCCAGCAGGAACACCCCCTGCCCGCACTGGACGAAGTACTGGCCCTGCTCGACCGTGAAGCTGGCGACCTGGACCTGGTCGGCATCTACGCCGCCGGCCCGATCTGCCGGGGCTTTGCCAGTTCCTTCGGGGCCTTCGGCTGGCACCAGGCCAACAGCTTCAACTTTGACTGGAGCCTGTTCCACGAAAACGGCCAGGCGGTGAAGGCCAACTGTGCCGGCCAGCTGTGGAGCGCCGACGACTTCATCGCACGCTTGCGCCAGGCACGTGAACAACTGGGGTTCCTAGGTCGCACGGCGGTCACCCTCAAGCCCGGCAGCTACCGCGCCTACCTGGCGCCTGCGGCCATGGACGAAATTGCCGGCATGCTGTGCTGGGGCGGGTTTTCCGCGCAGGCCCTCGCCACCGGCAACAGCGCCTTGCAGCGCCTGTACAGCGGCGATGCACGGTTAAGCCCGCTGGTGAGCTTCACCGAACAGGTCAGCGGCTCGCTGAGCCCGGCGTTTTCCGATGAAGGAGCGCCACGCCTGGATGTGCCGTTGATCCAGCAAGGCGCAGCGCTGCAACGCTTGGTCAGTGCGCGCAGTGCGGCCGAGTTCGAACTGCAGGCCAACGGTGCCGACAGCTACGAGTCGCCCTGCGCGCTCAGCCTGGCGCCTGGCAACCTGGCCAGCGAACAGATCCTTGAGCGGCTAGGCACCGGGCTGTACATCAGCAACCTGTGGTACCTGAACTACTCTGACCTGCCGGCAGCGCGGATGACCGGGCTAACCCGCTTCGCGACCTTCTGGGTGGAAAACGGGCAGATCCAGGGGCCGGTGAGCACCATGCGCTTCGATGACAGCCTGTACAGCCTGCTGGGTAGCCAGCTGGAGGACCTGACCCGGGAGCGCGAGATGATCTTGTCGACCAGCACCTATGGGCAGCGCAGCACCGGGTCGAGTCATTTACCCGGGGCACTGGTCAAAGGCCTGACCCTGACATTGTGA